In Dyadobacter subterraneus, a single genomic region encodes these proteins:
- the azu gene encoding azurin, giving the protein MKMIKSSALLLAAVLAFGAVSVSPSQAKSLGTTEVRDVKQVKTIEIKGSDAMQYDVKEVKVKAGQKIKLTLTHSGKLAKAAMGHNFVLLKPGTDIAAFASKAAAARETEYIPKSEEASIIAHTKLVGGGESDTIEFTAPKKGTYTYICSFPGHYALMKGTFIVE; this is encoded by the coding sequence ATGAAAATGATTAAGTCCAGCGCCTTGCTTCTTGCCGCAGTTTTGGCTTTCGGAGCGGTTTCTGTTAGCCCGTCACAGGCGAAATCACTTGGTACTACCGAAGTACGCGATGTTAAGCAAGTAAAAACTATCGAAATTAAAGGTAGTGATGCTATGCAATATGACGTTAAGGAAGTTAAAGTTAAAGCCGGACAAAAAATTAAATTGACACTTACGCACTCTGGTAAATTGGCCAAAGCTGCAATGGGTCACAACTTTGTTTTGCTAAAACCTGGTACAGATATCGCTGCGTTTGCTTCAAAAGCTGCTGCTGCAAGAGAAACAGAATATATTCCTAAGTCGGAAGAGGCTAGCATCATTGCTCACACTAAATTAGTTGGTGGCGGAGAAAGTGATACCATAGAATTTACAGCTCCTAAAAAAGGAACTTACACTTACATTTGCAGCTTCCCTGGTCATTATGCTTTGATGAAAGGTACTTTCATCGTTGAGTAA
- a CDS encoding TlpA family protein disulfide reductase, protein MTSTPKKFLIFGLSILAFVAIYFVVFAPKTDIPANQIEGATSEVPSSVYLPSVTDLKGNAVTMDENKLIFLNVWATWCGPCNMEMPGIQTLYNKYKNNKKVDFFIVSDEDAETVNPFIARKGYQLPFYQFAGPYPPALDGNAIPRTYIIYKGKILTQEIGASQWDTPEINSLIEKQLAEI, encoded by the coding sequence ATGACCAGCACACCCAAAAAGTTTCTAATCTTCGGTTTATCCATACTAGCTTTCGTTGCCATTTATTTTGTTGTTTTTGCTCCAAAAACTGATATTCCGGCAAACCAGATTGAGGGAGCTACATCAGAAGTTCCATCCTCCGTTTACTTGCCTTCCGTCACAGATCTGAAAGGAAATGCTGTTACGATGGATGAGAATAAACTTATTTTTCTGAACGTATGGGCGACCTGGTGCGGACCGTGTAATATGGAAATGCCTGGAATTCAGACTTTATACAACAAATATAAAAACAACAAAAAAGTTGATTTCTTTATCGTTTCTGATGAAGATGCCGAAACGGTTAATCCTTTTATCGCACGCAAAGGATACCAGCTTCCTTTTTATCAATTTGCCGGACCATATCCACCTGCGTTGGATGGAAATGCAATTCCGAGAACCTACATTATTTATAAAGGAAAAATCCTGACGCAGGAAATCGGAGCTTCTCAATGGGACACGCCGGAAATAAACAGTTTGATCGAAAAACAGCTGGCTGAAATTTAA